In the genome of Pontibacter actiniarum, the window AGAAATTGAAGAGCGTTGTGCTCCGCTGCACGCATACTTTGCAGCTTTTATAGGGTAAAGCGAGGGCTTTATCATCTTTTAATATAGGGCTTACGTAATTTATAATTTCTAATCTCTAATTTTGACTACACTCAACAACGATAATGGAAGCTAGTACCTCTTTTAAACAAGACCTTCTGCTGCGCGAGTACGGCCGCAACGTGCAGGACCTGGTAAACTATATTACCAAACTGGAAGACCGTGATGAACGCACCAGGCTGTCGCAGCTGCTCATCAACCTGATGGCAAAGCTGAACCCCCAGCTGCGCGACACCCAGGATTACCAACAAAAGCTGTGGAACCACCTGTTTGTAATGGCTGGCTCCAACCTGGACGTTGATGCGCCCTACAAGCTTAGCGCCATGGAGTACCTGAACGACAAGCCGCAGAAAATGGAGTACCCGCTGGATACGCCGAACTTTAAGCATTACGGCAAAAATGTGGAGCTGCTGGTGCAGCGCGCCACTGAGCTGGAAGACGAGAAAGAGCGCGAGGCGGCGATTATCTCTATCGGCAAGCTCATGAAAACGCTCTACAAGTCGTACAACAAAGAGAACATTACGGACGATGTGATCCTGGGGGATATCCGCCAGATCTCCAACGGCCAGCTGGACATGGACCTGCACTACATCGAGAGCAACAACCTGTTTGAGTCTAACCCGGGCAGGCAGCAGGACAACAACAGCTTCCAGCGCTCTCAGCAGAACCAAAGCCCGCGCAACAAGAAAAATAATAATCGTTCTTCTAATCAAAGAAATAAGTAATACATGGCTTCTTTTGAAGTAATAGGCGGCAACAAGCTGAAGGGTGAGATATATCCGCAGGGGGCAAAAAACGAAGCCCTGCAGATTCTGTGCGCTGTGCTGCTAACCGCTGAACCTGTCACGATCTCCAATGTACCAGACATTCGGGATGTAAATAAATTGATCGAGCTGCTTGGGGATATGGGCGTAAAGGTGAGCCGCACGGCCCCGGACACCTATGTTTTTCAGGCAGACGATGTTAACCTTGAGTACCTGCAAACCGAAAAGTTTGTGGAGCAGGGCCGCGCTATCCGTGGCTCCGTGATGATTGTAGGACCGCTGCTGGCACGCTTTGGCGAAGCTAAAATGCCAAAGCCGGGTGGCGATAAGATTGGCCGCCGCCGGCTGGACACGCACTTTATCGGTCTGGAAAAGCTCGGCGCCAAGTTTAACTATGACACGCCGGATATTTTCTACAGCGCCACTGCAGAGCGGCTGAAAGGCGCTTATATGCTGCTGGACGAAGCCTCAGTAACCGGAACGGCCAATATCCTGATGGCTGCCGTGCTGGCCGAGGGGGTTACCACCATCTACAATGCCGCCTGCGAGCCTTATGTGCAGCAGCTTTGCCGCATGCTCATTCGCATGGGTGCCAAAATCAGCGGCACAGGCTCTAACCTGCTGGTAATTGAGGGCGTGGAGAAGCTCGGAGGCACTGAGCACCGCATGCTGCCAGACATGATTGAGATCGGCTCCTTCATAGGTTTAGCCGCCATGACGGGCTCCGAAATCACCATCAAGAACTGCCAGATACCTGAGCTTGGCCTGATTCCGGATACGTTTCAGCGCCTGGGCATTAAAATGGAGTTCCGCGGCGATGACATCTTTATTCCCGAGCAGGACCGCTATGAGGTTGACACCTATATCGACGGCAGCATCCTGAACATATCGGACCATACCTGGCCGGGGCTAACCCCGGACCTGCTGAGTGTGGCGCTGGTGGTTGCCACGCAGGCCAAAGGCACCGTGCTCATCCACCAAAAGATGTTTGAAAGCCGCCTGTTCTTTGTTGATAAGCTCATTGACATGGGCGCCCAAATCATACTTTGTGACCCGCACCGCGCTACTGTGATCGGCCTAAACAAGCAGATCCCACTGCGTGGCATCCGCATGACCTCTCCCGACATCCGTGCCGGTGTAGCGCTACTCATCGCCGCCTTATCAGCCGAAGGGAAGAGCATCATCGACAACGTAGAGCAGATTGATCGGGGCTATCAGAACATTGACGGCCGCTTAAACGCTCTTGGCGCACAGATCAGAAGGCTTTAGTCTTTTCTTAGCGGCATAAAACAGCAGCGGGAGCATCCACAAAAGGTGCTCCCGCTGCTGTTTTATATTGGCTTCCCTTTAGAGACATCTCTCACTGGCTGTTTTGAAATATTAAGTTTTTTACATACCTTCTATTAATTAAACAAGCACTTAAGCTTGTAGCTCCGACCTCCACACATTAGGCAGATAACCGGAAGAGTTCCTTTTATACAGTGATTATCCAATATTTAAATGAAAAATTTCAACGCAATTATTCTACTGTTTTCGATGATAACAGGTAGCTGTACATCATCGACCCCAACCGAAGATATAAAAATAGACTTGCAAGGAAGTTGGAGCGGCTCTTACATTGAAGAACGCGAAATAAAGATTCAACAAGAAGCAACAGCCAACGAAGATTTAGCAACAGCTTTAACGAAAAATAAAATCAAAGAAACCGTTGATTCCATAAGGTTTGATTTTCAAGGAGAGCAGTTAAATGTTTATAAAGGGGTTGAGCGGTTCTATAGTCTCAATCTACTGACAAGCGATAATGAAAATAAAGAGCTAAGTTTCATTAATGTATCGGAGCCAAAATATCTGAAGTCATTTGTGATAGAAAAAATCTCACCTGACTCTTTGATTATTAAGGAAAAGAATAATATTATCTACTTCAAAGACGGTCTTACTACTTCAGAACCAGATACAGTGGTATTGGCCCAATATTACAATTTGAAAAAAATCAAATAAAAACATTGGCTAACACTGTGTAAACATCATGCTTCGGCCGACGGCCTAGCACGTTGTTTACACGAGACCGTTGATCCATATTACATAACTTCAGCCGACTAAAAGCTTATCTTATACAATGAGTTAAAGTTTTTACCGAACCATACAGTTTATATAAAAATGAAAAAGACCTTA includes:
- a CDS encoding DUF4290 domain-containing protein; this encodes MEASTSFKQDLLLREYGRNVQDLVNYITKLEDRDERTRLSQLLINLMAKLNPQLRDTQDYQQKLWNHLFVMAGSNLDVDAPYKLSAMEYLNDKPQKMEYPLDTPNFKHYGKNVELLVQRATELEDEKEREAAIISIGKLMKTLYKSYNKENITDDVILGDIRQISNGQLDMDLHYIESNNLFESNPGRQQDNNSFQRSQQNQSPRNKKNNNRSSNQRNK
- the murA gene encoding UDP-N-acetylglucosamine 1-carboxyvinyltransferase, coding for MASFEVIGGNKLKGEIYPQGAKNEALQILCAVLLTAEPVTISNVPDIRDVNKLIELLGDMGVKVSRTAPDTYVFQADDVNLEYLQTEKFVEQGRAIRGSVMIVGPLLARFGEAKMPKPGGDKIGRRRLDTHFIGLEKLGAKFNYDTPDIFYSATAERLKGAYMLLDEASVTGTANILMAAVLAEGVTTIYNAACEPYVQQLCRMLIRMGAKISGTGSNLLVIEGVEKLGGTEHRMLPDMIEIGSFIGLAAMTGSEITIKNCQIPELGLIPDTFQRLGIKMEFRGDDIFIPEQDRYEVDTYIDGSILNISDHTWPGLTPDLLSVALVVATQAKGTVLIHQKMFESRLFFVDKLIDMGAQIILCDPHRATVIGLNKQIPLRGIRMTSPDIRAGVALLIAALSAEGKSIIDNVEQIDRGYQNIDGRLNALGAQIRRL